The proteins below are encoded in one region of Lujinxingia sediminis:
- a CDS encoding biosynthetic peptidoglycan transglycosylase — translation MRRRITLITLSLLVATLLGSALFLPRLAVPMIERALPATLARAGATASWSALELSWTGRVTLRDVRLEHQALASRFQATEATLKARPFSLLTKTPELTSLQVRNAALTIDDPGALRRWLQKRLSSLSSSAESRPSPNATADATTALSADPRVAHLLKNLPDVAVDQISLDAGDAYPAFSVTLTDIALKSHGDSWEVSATSELPLLLRSFAKDAALPITGTLSPARREARLDAGSTNAPALQLAGPAGSTVHVAQISLDGSSQTLTLNEVEATLSRGPLAARAELPVLRLSPGSTTPLLASLERPRVTLLRASQGETDAGGPDASATPETRRGGLIDLLRAAAWATELLASDGAIELPPPADADVTGDATPQTLLQNATLRWHQGQLDAFADSERGRALAQLILHPASLLPRYARVHLEGVSLDALPGLTTQRTLPRRGFRGEYGGKFDVFVEAIAGFDALPDALELERGYTLRAALSLSEGWIDTEALADERLEGLNLDAHGLGWLNIDRPALSTENARVSFRGVDARLDASLDLMPGERALSLKLSSPREIACQSLLGAVPEALLGVVANARIEGDVTPALDLILAEELAKVRVRISGFEEAPCRFTGLRIPYAKRAQVAFNMDRARIFPARRTLIARPDDNPVPESVPPARHELVGDFLLFGPTPQPTEDAPLPDWHRYRRDVGWLNGPFIKKVEEGVSEDANIRVGPGTSSYVPLDELPGYVGGAMYLSEDMLFYSNRALSTALINRALRMNISRSRYVYGGSTLTQQLVKNLFLTRDKTLSRKIQEVLIGWRIDEIVPKERVLELYLNVIEFAPDVYGIGPAARFYFEKDARELTPLEAIFLANLKPAPWEGPRLIRRTRTPEGGWWIERTAEIGQRLVDYNYLTPAQAAALAPYVISWPEARVELERERYRQERQAERERQQRLRERLRRSAQYPTP, via the coding sequence TTGAGACGCCGTATCACCCTTATTACCCTGTCGCTTCTGGTTGCCACTCTGCTCGGCAGCGCGCTCTTCTTGCCGCGCCTGGCCGTGCCCATGATCGAGCGCGCGCTTCCCGCCACTCTGGCTCGCGCCGGAGCCACGGCCTCATGGAGCGCGCTTGAGCTAAGCTGGACCGGTCGCGTCACTCTGCGCGATGTCCGGCTCGAACACCAGGCCCTGGCAAGCCGCTTCCAGGCCACAGAGGCCACCCTGAAGGCTCGCCCCTTCTCCTTACTCACCAAAACGCCGGAGCTCACCTCCCTGCAGGTGCGCAATGCCGCGCTCACGATCGACGACCCGGGGGCTCTTCGCAGATGGCTCCAGAAGCGTCTGAGCTCGCTTAGCTCGTCGGCAGAGAGCCGCCCGTCGCCCAACGCCACCGCCGACGCCACAACGGCCTTGAGCGCCGACCCCCGCGTGGCGCATCTGCTAAAAAACCTGCCCGACGTCGCGGTCGACCAGATCTCACTGGATGCCGGCGACGCCTACCCCGCGTTCTCAGTCACGCTCACTGACATCGCGCTCAAAAGCCACGGCGACAGCTGGGAGGTGAGCGCTACAAGCGAACTTCCCCTGCTGCTGCGCTCCTTCGCCAAAGACGCAGCCCTACCCATTACCGGAACACTCTCACCAGCGCGTCGCGAGGCTCGTCTCGATGCCGGAAGCACCAACGCGCCAGCCCTTCAGCTGGCCGGCCCCGCAGGCTCCACCGTCCATGTCGCGCAGATCTCTCTCGACGGGAGCTCACAGACCCTGACCTTAAACGAGGTCGAAGCCACCCTCTCGCGCGGGCCCCTTGCAGCCCGCGCCGAGCTGCCCGTCCTGCGTCTGAGCCCGGGCTCCACAACGCCTCTACTCGCCAGCCTGGAGCGCCCGCGCGTCACGCTGCTGCGCGCCTCTCAAGGGGAAACCGACGCCGGGGGACCAGACGCGAGCGCAACCCCGGAGACACGTCGCGGCGGCCTTATCGACCTTCTGCGCGCTGCGGCCTGGGCCACCGAGCTCCTTGCCAGCGATGGCGCCATCGAGCTGCCGCCGCCCGCCGACGCCGACGTCACCGGCGACGCCACACCCCAGACACTCCTGCAAAACGCCACGCTGCGCTGGCACCAGGGCCAGCTCGACGCGTTTGCCGACTCCGAACGTGGCCGCGCACTGGCACAACTCATCCTGCACCCCGCTTCGCTCCTGCCGCGCTATGCCCGCGTGCACCTCGAAGGGGTCAGCCTTGATGCGCTCCCCGGCCTGACCACCCAACGCACCCTGCCGCGACGCGGCTTCCGAGGTGAGTATGGAGGCAAGTTTGATGTCTTTGTGGAAGCGATCGCCGGCTTCGACGCCCTCCCCGACGCCCTGGAACTGGAGCGTGGCTACACCCTTCGCGCAGCCCTCTCGCTCTCGGAGGGCTGGATCGACACCGAAGCCCTGGCCGACGAGCGCCTCGAAGGACTCAACCTCGACGCCCACGGCCTGGGCTGGCTCAACATCGACCGCCCCGCCCTCTCCACCGAAAATGCCCGGGTGAGCTTCCGCGGCGTCGACGCTCGCCTCGACGCCTCCCTCGACTTAATGCCCGGAGAACGCGCGCTGAGCCTGAAACTCTCATCTCCCCGCGAGATCGCCTGCCAGAGCCTTCTGGGTGCCGTCCCCGAAGCCCTGCTCGGCGTCGTCGCCAACGCGCGAATCGAAGGCGATGTCACTCCCGCCCTCGACCTCATCCTCGCCGAAGAACTCGCAAAGGTTCGCGTGCGTATCAGCGGCTTCGAAGAGGCGCCCTGCCGCTTCACCGGTCTGCGCATCCCCTACGCCAAACGCGCCCAGGTCGCCTTTAATATGGACCGCGCCCGCATCTTCCCCGCGCGCCGCACCTTGATCGCGCGCCCCGACGACAACCCCGTCCCCGAGAGCGTGCCGCCAGCACGTCACGAACTCGTCGGAGACTTTTTACTCTTTGGCCCAACACCCCAACCCACCGAGGACGCCCCCCTCCCCGACTGGCACCGCTACCGCCGCGACGTAGGCTGGCTCAACGGCCCCTTCATTAAAAAGGTCGAAGAGGGCGTCAGCGAAGACGCCAACATCCGCGTCGGCCCGGGCACCTCGAGTTACGTCCCGCTGGATGAACTCCCCGGCTATGTAGGCGGTGCGATGTACTTGAGCGAAGACATGCTCTTCTACTCCAACCGCGCCCTCTCCACCGCGCTGATCAACCGGGCGCTCCGCATGAACATCTCGCGCTCACGCTACGTCTACGGCGGCTCAACCCTCACACAGCAGCTGGTCAAAAACCTCTTCCTCACCCGCGACAAAACCCTCTCGCGCAAGATTCAGGAAGTCCTCATCGGCTGGCGCATCGACGAAATCGTCCCCAAAGAACGGGTGCTTGAGCTCTACCTCAACGTCATCGAGTTTGCCCCCGACGTCTACGGCATCGGTCCGGCGGCCCGCTTCTACTTTGAGAAAGACGCCCGCGAACTCACCCCGCTCGAAGCCATCTTCCTGGCCAACCTCAAGCCCGCCCCCTGGGAGGGCCCGCGCCTTATTCGCCGCACCCGTACCCCGGAGGGAGGCTGGTGGATTGAACGCACCGCCGAAATCGGCCAACGCCTGGTTGACTACAACTACTTAACCCCCGCCCAGGCCGCTGCGCTGGCCCCCTACGTCATCAGCTGGCCCGAGGCCCGCGTCGAACTCGAGCGTGAACGCTACCGTCAGGAGCGCCAGGCCGAACGCGAGCGCCAGCAACGGCTACGCGAACGCCTGCGCCGCAGCGCCCAATACCCCACCCCATAA
- a CDS encoding M23 family metallopeptidase yields MHPRRRRRRGRPWLTGLLVLLAVGALVYMVVGGEDEPDEQELVRGLAFAEAYMRVNSAVALSQATLTSGAAETILAEKAEEAALSASFTEGQAAVIAGEIKPNQSVFVSLQARNISAGAIHEVVTATEKEFDFRRSRPGDQWRVETDGSGSIVEFRYQTSPEDIWVTTRQDDGTYVAVKQEVPIETRHEAVAGSIASSFWLALEATGESGALAHRFMEIFQYTIDFNTETRAGDHFAMIFEKVYLDGDFLRYGRVLGAKYMGERGTYWAFYDEERGEEPGYYDEEGESLQRQFLRSPLPFTRVTSRYGRRVHPVLGGTRMHNGVDYGAPIGTPVQAVADGTVVFAGRAGGYGNLIKIRHSGGFETRFAHLNNFARGIRAGVRVTRGQLVAKSGNTGRSTGPHLHYEMLQNGRHIDPLSVDTARGEALKGGSLASFKSDIVVPWRARLTEALREAAPRALAQREAASGPDEQLDTIQTEP; encoded by the coding sequence TTGCACCCCCGACGTCGTCGCCGGCGCGGGAGGCCCTGGTTAACGGGGTTGCTGGTGCTGCTGGCCGTGGGGGCGTTGGTTTATATGGTCGTTGGTGGCGAGGATGAGCCCGACGAGCAGGAACTTGTTCGGGGGCTGGCCTTTGCCGAGGCGTACATGCGGGTCAACAGCGCGGTTGCACTCTCGCAGGCGACGCTGACCAGCGGTGCTGCTGAGACGATTTTAGCCGAAAAGGCCGAAGAGGCCGCGCTTAGTGCGAGCTTCACCGAGGGGCAGGCTGCGGTGATTGCGGGGGAAATCAAGCCAAACCAGTCGGTCTTTGTGAGTCTGCAGGCGCGTAATATCTCGGCCGGTGCGATTCATGAGGTGGTCACGGCCACCGAGAAGGAGTTCGATTTTCGGCGCAGCCGCCCCGGCGATCAGTGGCGGGTGGAAACGGATGGGAGCGGTAGCATTGTGGAGTTTCGCTACCAGACTTCTCCGGAAGACATCTGGGTGACCACGCGTCAGGACGACGGCACCTATGTGGCTGTCAAGCAGGAGGTTCCCATTGAGACGCGGCACGAGGCGGTGGCGGGCTCGATCGCGTCGAGCTTCTGGCTGGCGTTGGAAGCCACCGGAGAGAGCGGTGCGCTTGCGCATCGTTTTATGGAGATTTTTCAGTACACCATCGACTTCAACACCGAGACGCGCGCGGGGGATCACTTCGCGATGATTTTTGAGAAGGTCTATCTCGATGGAGACTTTCTGCGCTACGGGCGAGTCCTGGGTGCCAAATACATGGGGGAGCGCGGCACGTACTGGGCGTTTTACGATGAGGAGCGTGGGGAGGAGCCAGGGTACTATGATGAAGAGGGAGAGAGCTTGCAGCGGCAGTTTTTGCGCAGCCCGCTTCCCTTTACGCGGGTGACCAGCCGATATGGTCGGCGAGTGCACCCGGTGCTTGGTGGAACGCGTATGCATAACGGGGTGGATTATGGGGCTCCGATCGGTACACCGGTGCAGGCGGTAGCGGATGGCACGGTTGTCTTTGCGGGACGAGCCGGTGGTTACGGCAATCTTATTAAGATTCGACATAGCGGCGGGTTTGAGACGCGTTTTGCGCACCTCAACAACTTTGCACGCGGGATTCGCGCGGGGGTTCGGGTAACTCGCGGCCAGCTTGTGGCCAAGAGCGGCAACACCGGGCGCTCCACCGGCCCGCACCTCCACTACGAGATGCTGCAGAACGGTCGGCATATCGATCCCCTGAGCGTGGATACGGCGCGCGGTGAGGCTCTGAAGGGCGGGTCGCTGGCGTCGTTTAAGAGCGATATCGTGGTGCCCTGGCGGGCCAGGCTCACCGAGGCGTTGCGCGAGGCAGCCCCCCGTGCGTTGGCCCAGCGTGAGGCAGCCAGCGGTCCGGATGAGCAGCTCGACACGATTCAGACCGAACCCTGA
- a CDS encoding AbgT family transporter, translating into MAASAPREERPNLAVRVLEKIAAAGNRLPDPLTLFVIMAGLVVVASAIFAGASAEVRQPSGELSTQTVQSLLSWEGIRWMFLSAIDNFMGFAPLGPVLTVMIGIGVAERTGFITMGLRVLVASVPKSMITATLVFACVMSSMVADAGYVVLTPLGALLFAGLGRHPIAGLAAAYAGVSGGFSANLLITGLDPMLARLTGQAAATLNPDYAVNATANYYFLVVSTLLVTAVCTWVTTKIVEPMLGEWNPSQASDEYSGDEQAEVPGEKERRAFFIALGVGAVVAAGIACLGIWSGSPLRDPVEPGGLAVDALHSYFEAVEVLIALLFIFPGIVYGVVMKSIKSDKDVAKMASDTMGTMGAYVVLAFVAGQFVAYFNWTSLGAITAVRGAEGLEAIGLTGMPLLLAFLVVSAAMNLFVGSASAKWAFMAPIFVPMMMMMGFSPEVVQAAYRVGDSITNIITPLMPYLPIIIVFAQRYVKDIKIGTILTTMLPYSVALGITWTILLIVWVQFELPLGPGVTSTYVMPGG; encoded by the coding sequence ATGGCCGCAAGTGCCCCCCGTGAAGAGCGTCCCAACCTGGCTGTGCGAGTGCTCGAGAAGATCGCCGCTGCCGGCAACCGTCTGCCCGATCCGCTGACCCTCTTTGTGATTATGGCAGGGTTGGTGGTGGTGGCCTCGGCGATCTTTGCCGGTGCCAGCGCCGAGGTACGGCAGCCCTCCGGTGAATTAAGCACGCAGACGGTGCAGAGTCTTCTGAGCTGGGAGGGCATCCGGTGGATGTTTTTGAGCGCCATTGACAACTTCATGGGCTTTGCGCCCCTGGGGCCGGTGCTCACAGTGATGATCGGGATCGGGGTGGCCGAGCGCACCGGCTTTATTACGATGGGCCTGCGGGTGCTGGTGGCCTCGGTGCCCAAAAGTATGATCACGGCCACGCTGGTCTTTGCGTGCGTGATGAGCTCGATGGTGGCGGATGCGGGTTATGTGGTGCTTACGCCGCTGGGGGCGCTGCTTTTTGCGGGGCTCGGGCGCCACCCGATTGCGGGGTTGGCTGCAGCGTACGCCGGGGTCTCTGGCGGGTTTAGCGCCAACCTGCTGATTACCGGTCTCGACCCGATGCTCGCCAGGCTGACGGGTCAGGCGGCGGCGACGTTGAACCCGGACTATGCGGTCAATGCCACGGCCAACTACTATTTTCTGGTGGTCTCGACGCTTCTGGTCACCGCGGTGTGTACCTGGGTGACCACGAAGATCGTCGAGCCGATGCTCGGGGAGTGGAACCCCTCTCAGGCCAGCGACGAATACAGCGGGGATGAGCAGGCCGAGGTGCCCGGCGAGAAGGAGCGTCGCGCGTTCTTCATCGCGTTGGGCGTGGGGGCGGTGGTGGCTGCCGGTATTGCCTGTCTGGGCATCTGGTCGGGGTCGCCGCTGCGCGATCCGGTGGAGCCGGGGGGCCTGGCAGTTGACGCGCTGCACTCCTACTTTGAGGCGGTGGAGGTGCTTATCGCGCTGCTCTTCATCTTCCCGGGGATTGTCTACGGGGTGGTGATGAAGTCGATCAAAAGCGACAAAGATGTGGCGAAGATGGCCAGTGATACCATGGGCACGATGGGGGCGTATGTGGTGCTGGCCTTTGTGGCCGGGCAGTTCGTGGCCTACTTCAACTGGACGAGCCTGGGAGCGATCACGGCGGTGCGCGGTGCCGAGGGGCTGGAGGCGATCGGTCTGACGGGCATGCCGCTCCTGCTGGCCTTTTTGGTGGTCTCGGCGGCGATGAACCTCTTTGTGGGCAGCGCCAGCGCGAAGTGGGCGTTTATGGCGCCGATCTTTGTGCCGATGATGATGATGATGGGCTTTAGCCCCGAGGTGGTGCAGGCGGCCTACCGAGTGGGGGACTCGATCACCAATATCATCACGCCGCTGATGCCTTATCTGCCGATCATCATCGTGTTTGCGCAGCGTTATGTGAAAGACATCAAGATCGGCACGATCCTCACCACGATGCTTCCTTACTCCGTGGCGCTGGGGATCACCTGGACGATCTTGCTGATCGTCTGGGTGCAATTTGAGTTGCCGCTGGGACCGGGGGTCACCTCGACTTACGTGATGCCGGGTGGCTGA
- the recN gene encoding DNA repair protein RecN: MLTHLVIRNFAIIEHLEIPVRSGFTVLTGETGAGKSIIIDALNLLLGGRATTEVIRTDEDEAVVQGVFEPGKVTAERLRERLGEQGIEFEGQLIIRRIVSRAGRNKVFINGSLTTVTNLAEIARGLVDISGQHEHYSLLRPEEHIGLLDAFANLSGDVEQMSEAYREVNAIRRELKAMRENVRDRLHRADFLRFQLVEIDAAELEPGEEEELEGEVDRLRYAEKINDAVRSAVRHTYADNDSAVERLGEAVDALKRASQYDPRLESLAQRLEEARIAAEEAARDLQDHDLDVDNDPNRLDSVIERLEVIKKLRRKYGHDIPAILKNAALMREELHRLDNAEEHGQELEARLEKTRQKAWVIARKLSLARREAAIELRRRVEAELGDLNMARTQFVPNFSPEELPPAQASEADESITLDARGFDRLEFLLAPNVGEEPRPMAKIASGGELSRIMLAIKTVLAERDSIDTYVFDEVDTGIGGATADVVGQKIQNASRDHQVLCITHLASIASRSDHHYLVEKMLVEERTQSIIRPLSDEERIEEIARMLGGARVTTTTRDAARELLTQQVR; encoded by the coding sequence ATGCTCACCCACCTCGTCATTCGCAACTTCGCCATCATCGAACACCTGGAGATCCCGGTGCGCTCAGGTTTCACCGTGCTCACCGGGGAAACGGGCGCTGGTAAATCCATCATCATCGACGCCCTCAACCTGCTTCTCGGCGGGCGCGCCACCACCGAGGTGATTCGCACCGATGAAGACGAAGCCGTTGTTCAGGGCGTCTTTGAGCCCGGCAAAGTAACAGCCGAACGGCTACGCGAACGCCTCGGCGAGCAGGGCATTGAGTTTGAAGGCCAGCTGATTATCCGCCGGATTGTCAGCCGCGCCGGGCGCAACAAGGTCTTCATCAACGGCAGCCTCACCACCGTCACCAACCTCGCGGAGATCGCCCGCGGCCTGGTCGACATCAGCGGGCAGCACGAACATTACAGCCTGCTGCGCCCCGAAGAGCATATTGGCCTGCTCGACGCCTTTGCCAACTTAAGCGGCGACGTCGAACAGATGAGCGAGGCCTACCGCGAGGTTAACGCCATCCGCCGCGAGCTCAAGGCGATGCGCGAAAACGTGCGTGACCGCCTCCACCGCGCCGACTTTTTGCGCTTTCAGCTCGTTGAAATCGACGCCGCTGAGCTTGAACCCGGCGAAGAAGAGGAGCTCGAGGGCGAAGTCGACCGCCTGCGTTATGCCGAGAAGATCAACGACGCCGTCCGAAGCGCCGTGCGTCACACCTACGCTGACAACGACTCGGCCGTGGAGCGCCTCGGTGAGGCCGTCGACGCACTGAAGCGCGCCTCCCAGTACGATCCGCGCCTGGAATCCCTGGCCCAACGCCTCGAAGAGGCCCGTATCGCCGCCGAAGAGGCCGCCCGCGACCTCCAGGATCATGACCTCGACGTCGACAACGACCCGAACCGCCTCGACAGCGTCATCGAGCGCCTGGAAGTCATCAAGAAACTTCGTCGCAAGTACGGCCACGACATCCCCGCCATCCTCAAAAACGCCGCGCTCATGCGCGAGGAGCTCCACCGCCTCGACAACGCCGAGGAACACGGCCAGGAGCTCGAAGCCCGCCTGGAGAAGACCCGCCAGAAAGCCTGGGTCATCGCTCGTAAGCTCAGCCTGGCGCGACGCGAGGCCGCCATCGAGCTTCGCCGCCGCGTCGAGGCTGAGCTCGGCGATCTCAACATGGCCCGCACCCAATTTGTCCCCAACTTCAGCCCCGAAGAGCTTCCGCCGGCCCAGGCCTCCGAGGCTGACGAGAGCATCACGCTCGACGCACGCGGATTCGACCGCCTCGAATTCCTGCTCGCCCCCAACGTCGGCGAAGAGCCCCGCCCCATGGCCAAAATCGCCAGCGGCGGCGAACTCTCCCGTATCATGCTGGCCATCAAGACGGTGCTCGCCGAACGAGACTCCATCGACACCTACGTCTTCGATGAGGTCGACACAGGCATCGGTGGCGCCACCGCCGATGTGGTCGGCCAGAAAATTCAGAACGCCTCCCGCGATCACCAGGTCCTCTGCATCACTCACCTCGCCTCGATTGCCTCGCGCAGCGATCACCACTACCTGGTCGAGAAGATGCTCGTCGAGGAACGCACCCAGTCCATCATCCGCCCCTTAAGCGACGAGGAGCGCATCGAGGAGATCGCGCGCATGCTCGGCGGCGCCCGGGTCACAACCACCACCCGCGACGCCGCCCGCGAGCTTCTGACCCAGCAGGTACGCTGA
- a CDS encoding tetratricopeptide repeat protein, with protein MNEHKDVEGGQVIDPKQWLEVRVESLIERERHEDAVSYLRRLFEGLEEAEARSRCATFLGYLYLVEDDVERSQEWLERAREFDPDDPHLSYALGHVAMVRGAPWRAALRFLEAFVEAEEAHDAAEFLRSAALAVRAGGQSAPAVSMLLGALDRDLGNPWILDGLARVYQDDERWLESLDALKRLGEVVRSATSSLTVRRSPSARYLLRERLIRRSVEVGDVVERAREINKKLRRQFEVVLDGSQRRGPTGLAPLRFPQALGHLLDVLGAEERGLELTETALRLWAQASHERFGDYLGAESLAAAVHVLVERLHWRKGSTPSAIARAHGCDEDRVGPAARVVAGKLALQLFDTRQLYGELRPGERTRFEALSRALLFGEGLSQARSTGHSLGGR; from the coding sequence ATGAACGAGCACAAGGATGTGGAGGGCGGGCAGGTGATCGATCCGAAGCAGTGGCTGGAAGTGCGGGTGGAGTCGTTGATTGAGCGGGAGCGTCACGAGGATGCCGTCAGCTACCTGCGGCGACTCTTTGAAGGGCTGGAGGAGGCCGAGGCGCGCAGTCGCTGCGCGACCTTTCTGGGGTACCTCTACCTTGTGGAAGATGATGTGGAGCGCTCCCAGGAGTGGTTGGAGCGGGCCCGGGAGTTTGATCCGGACGATCCCCATCTGAGCTATGCGCTGGGGCATGTGGCGATGGTCAGGGGGGCGCCCTGGCGAGCGGCGCTGCGCTTTCTGGAAGCCTTTGTGGAGGCGGAGGAGGCGCATGATGCCGCGGAGTTTTTGCGAAGTGCGGCGCTGGCGGTGCGCGCCGGCGGGCAGAGCGCGCCGGCGGTGAGCATGCTGCTCGGCGCGCTGGATCGTGACCTGGGCAACCCCTGGATCCTGGATGGGCTGGCGCGCGTCTACCAGGACGATGAGCGCTGGCTGGAGAGTTTGGATGCCCTCAAGCGTCTTGGTGAAGTGGTGCGCTCGGCGACGAGCTCGCTGACGGTAAGGCGCTCGCCATCGGCCCGATATCTGCTTCGGGAGCGGCTGATCCGGCGCTCGGTAGAGGTGGGCGATGTTGTGGAGCGGGCCCGGGAGATCAATAAGAAGTTGCGCCGTCAGTTCGAGGTGGTGCTCGATGGCAGTCAGCGCCGTGGGCCGACGGGACTTGCGCCGCTTCGTTTTCCGCAGGCGCTGGGACATCTCCTTGATGTGCTTGGCGCTGAGGAGCGGGGGCTGGAGCTGACGGAGACGGCGCTGAGGCTTTGGGCGCAGGCCAGCCATGAGCGTTTCGGGGATTATCTGGGGGCGGAGAGCCTGGCGGCGGCCGTGCACGTGCTGGTGGAGCGGTTGCACTGGCGCAAGGGGTCAACGCCCTCGGCGATCGCCCGGGCTCATGGTTGCGATGAAGATCGGGTGGGGCCGGCTGCGCGGGTGGTCGCCGGCAAATTGGCGTTGCAGCTCTTTGATACGCGCCAGCTCTACGGGGAGCTTCGCCCCGGGGAACGCACGCGATTTGAGGCGTTGAGTCGTGCGTTGCTCTTTGGCGAGGGGCTCAGTCAGGCGCGCTCCACGGGGCATAGTCTGGGAGGCAGATGA
- a CDS encoding HAD family hydrolase, with translation MMRRADMVLLDLDGTVIGPDGTVAREVWEAADRAREAGVRIAVCTGRAACGVALEVAQRLDPGAPHIFHNGALMLMGDEVLHCEELPAEPLRAVVEHARHHTLRVELYTTHDIFVDGICERCAHHAEVLGQKVVERDLMEVLRSERVVRAHWIVAPEDIDRAIALELAGCEVGQASSPALPESLFASVTRRGVSKGSAARRAALRLGVDLRRTMAVGDSPGDLPMLDVVGLPRVMADGHPELVARYASVPGVDAHGAVRALEEAAGLMR, from the coding sequence ATGATGCGCCGAGCCGATATGGTGCTGCTCGATCTGGATGGGACGGTCATCGGGCCCGATGGGACGGTCGCCAGGGAGGTCTGGGAGGCGGCCGATCGCGCGCGCGAGGCAGGTGTGCGCATCGCGGTTTGTACCGGGCGTGCGGCCTGCGGAGTGGCGCTGGAGGTGGCCCAACGCCTGGACCCGGGTGCGCCCCATATCTTTCATAACGGCGCCTTGATGCTCATGGGTGATGAGGTGCTGCATTGTGAGGAGCTGCCCGCCGAGCCGCTGCGGGCGGTGGTGGAGCACGCCCGCCACCACACGCTGAGGGTGGAACTTTATACCACGCACGACATCTTCGTGGATGGCATCTGCGAGCGTTGCGCGCACCATGCCGAGGTGTTGGGTCAGAAGGTCGTGGAGCGTGATCTTATGGAGGTGTTGCGGTCGGAGCGTGTGGTGCGCGCCCACTGGATCGTGGCGCCGGAGGATATCGATCGGGCGATCGCCCTTGAGCTTGCTGGCTGTGAGGTAGGCCAGGCGTCGTCACCGGCGCTTCCCGAGAGCCTCTTTGCCAGCGTGACTCGCCGGGGCGTCTCCAAAGGCAGCGCCGCCCGGAGGGCGGCGCTGCGCCTCGGCGTCGATCTTCGGCGCACGATGGCGGTGGGCGACAGTCCGGGGGATCTTCCGATGTTGGACGTAGTGGGCCTGCCCCGGGTGATGGCCGACGGTCACCCCGAGCTTGTCGCGCGCTATGCGAGTGTGCCCGGAGTGGATGCGCACGGCGCGGTGCGCGCCCTGGAGGAGGCCGCAGGGCTGATGCGCTGA
- a CDS encoding arginine N-succinyltransferase, whose translation MIVLRDVHTDDLDQLERLAHHLNTLNLPASRDKLAAIIEESRLSFAGALPHHERQYVFVMEDVAARQLIGTSMIIAQHGSFERPTVYFEVRQEQKYSQTLAKYFVHQVLQLTFNYDGPTEIGGLILDPAYQGHPMKLGKLLSFMRFLFIGRHRDWFREAIIAELLPELNPDGTSDLWECLGANFTELAYREADQLSRQNVEFIRSLFPQTPIYTALLPEHVRDKIGVVGGPTRPVEKMLRSIGFEWDRSIDPFDGGPTFVCPTDSCRLIQRTHEAHFAGTFDQASQAEGELLVSVEEPGERAFAATIARYRRVPRGYELYQPDAALLGLTPDASIGVMILSGDEIEDVWRGQRVKPSEVR comes from the coding sequence ATGATCGTATTGCGCGATGTGCACACCGACGATCTCGACCAACTCGAGCGTCTGGCCCATCACCTCAACACCCTCAACTTACCGGCCTCCCGCGACAAACTCGCCGCGATCATCGAGGAGAGCCGGCTGAGTTTTGCCGGGGCGCTGCCTCATCATGAGCGCCAGTACGTGTTTGTGATGGAGGATGTGGCCGCAAGGCAGTTGATCGGCACCTCCATGATCATCGCTCAGCACGGTAGCTTCGAGCGACCCACGGTCTATTTTGAAGTGCGTCAGGAGCAGAAGTACTCGCAGACTCTGGCCAAGTACTTCGTGCACCAGGTCCTTCAGCTGACCTTTAACTACGACGGCCCCACCGAGATCGGCGGCCTGATCCTCGATCCCGCCTATCAGGGGCATCCAATGAAGTTGGGTAAGTTGCTCAGCTTTATGAGGTTTTTGTTTATTGGGAGGCATCGCGACTGGTTTCGCGAGGCGATCATCGCCGAGCTGCTTCCGGAGCTAAACCCCGATGGGACAAGCGATCTGTGGGAATGCCTGGGGGCCAACTTCACCGAGCTTGCGTATCGGGAGGCCGATCAGCTCAGCCGGCAAAACGTGGAGTTCATTCGCAGCCTCTTTCCGCAAACGCCGATCTACACCGCGCTCTTGCCCGAGCACGTGCGGGATAAGATCGGGGTGGTCGGCGGGCCGACGCGCCCGGTGGAGAAGATGCTGCGTTCGATCGGTTTTGAATGGGATCGCAGCATTGACCCCTTCGATGGCGGCCCCACCTTTGTGTGCCCTACGGACAGCTGCCGGTTGATTCAGCGCACGCATGAGGCGCACTTCGCTGGCACCTTTGACCAGGCGTCGCAGGCCGAGGGGGAACTTTTGGTGAGCGTGGAAGAACCCGGCGAGCGGGCGTTTGCGGCCACGATCGCGCGCTACCGCCGGGTGCCGCGTGGCTATGAGCTTTATCAGCCGGACGCCGCGTTGTTAGGCTTAACGCCTGACGCGTCGATCGGTGTGATGATTTTGAGCGGTGATGAAATTGAAGATGTCTGGCGAGGTCAGCGTGTGAAGCCGTCGGAGGTCCGCTAG